The Streptomyces sp. RKND-216 genomic sequence CCGTCGGTTGGGGCGCGCTCACCGCGTACGGGCTGCTCAGCGGACCTGCGGGGAAGGGCGGGCACGGTGACCGTGGATGAGACCGCGGCACGGCCCGACGCGCTGATGCTGCACCGGACCGCGGCCTCTCCTCAGGCCGCGGTCCTCGTCCTGCACGGCGGCCGGGCGGACGGCCTGGACGCTCCCCCGCCGTGGAATCTGCCGGGCGCCCGGATGCGCCCCTACCTGCGCGCCGTCGCCCGTGCCACCGAGGGCCGCGACGTGGTGGTCGGCGCGGTGCGGTACCGGTACCGCGGCTGGAACGGCGTGCGGGGCGACGCCGCCCGGGACGCGGAACGGGCGCTGGAGGAACTGCGCGCGCTGGCCGGCCCGGTCCCGGTGGTGCTGGTGGGGCACTCCATGGGCGGCCGCGCCGCGCTGCGGGCGGCCGCCCATGACCTGGTGACCGGTGTCGTGGGGCTGGCGCCGTGGTGCCCGCCCGGCGAGCCGGTGGACCATCTGCGGGGCCGCCGGCTGGTGCTGCTGCACGGGAACCGCGACCGGATGACCGACCCGCGCGGCTCCTGGGAGCTCGCGGTGCGGGCACGGGTCGCGGGCGCGGAGAGCTGCC encodes the following:
- a CDS encoding alpha/beta fold hydrolase, which codes for MLHRTAASPQAAVLVLHGGRADGLDAPPPWNLPGARMRPYLRAVARATEGRDVVVGAVRYRYRGWNGVRGDAARDAERALEELRALAGPVPVVLVGHSMGGRAALRAAAHDLVTGVVGLAPWCPPGEPVDHLRGRRLVLLHGNRDRMTDPRGSWELAVRARVAGAESCHLTVVGGDHAMLRRAVLWHTRTAESVRGLLGYGPLPDVVARALARTDVPPPGGTGTALR